The proteins below are encoded in one region of Thermothelomyces thermophilus ATCC 42464 chromosome 1, complete sequence:
- a CDS encoding aldehyde dehydrogenase-like protein (predicted aldehyde dehydrogenase) — MLSEKAVVTDTQTPRGSRQELLHRADELWACDTLEKAESFIRSLPTPISLANYVAGELELPPSPETKFIDSYEPKTGNLLFRIPCTQEADVEKAIGHARTAFRTWSKTTRAERSRHLRRISELLQEHRELFAVWESIDQGKTIARARVEVDRAISNFSYFSTYILHEQTAARMVDGVALTYEHRSPAGVFALISPWNMPLYLLTWKIAPCIAFGCTAVAKPSEITSMTAYLLGILLRKAGLPPGVVNIVLGDGPTTGAALVASPSVDGVSFTGGTQTGMAIRLSTARQIRKRLSLELGGKNPTLIFADAMGPATRGRTLRVAASAAFENQGEICLCGSRIYVDRAVYEQFVAEFAPYVAEKYVLGETMGAVASLQHYQKIRGYLKLAADERATFVLGSVPAAMERHDEGGYWIQPTILTDVSKDSALQKDEIFGPVVTITPFEDEEDAISLANDSQYGLAAVLLTNDAARLRRVGERLEAGMVWANCWLVRELGTPFGGMKDSGTGREGGEYSRDVFTEVRTLHLAA; from the exons ATGCTGTCCGAGAAAGCCGTCGTCACCGACACGCAAACCCCACGAGGGTCGCGGCAGGAGCTCTTGCATCGCGCCGATGAGCTCTGGGCTTGCGACACGCTCGAGAAGGCAGAGTCCTTCATCAGGTCTCTTCCCACACCAATCAGTCTGGCGAACTACGTTGCAGGAGAGCTAGAGCTACCGCCATCACCCGAAACAAAGTTCATCGATTCATATGAGCCAAAGACCGGTAACCTGCTCTTCCGCATTCCCTGCACGCAAGAGGCCGATGTAGAGAAGGCGATCGGCCATGCCCGGACCGCCTTCAGAACGTGGAGCAAGACAACGCGCGCCGAGAGGTCTCGCCATCTCCGCCGGATAAGCGAGCTCCTCCAGGAGCATCGAGAGCTGTTTGCCGTGTGGGAGAGCATAGACCAGGGGAAGACGATCGCCCGCGCAAGGGTCGAGGTCGATCGGGCAATCTCCAACTTTTC ATACTTTTCAACCTACATCCTCCATGAGCAAACAGCAGCGCGCATGGTCGATGGGGTGGCTCTCACATACGAACACCGCTCACCGGCCGGTGTCTTTGCGTTGATCTCGCCCTGGAACATGCCACTGTACCTGCTGACGTGGAAGATCGCGCCATGTATAGCGTTTGGGTGCACGGCTGTTGCAAAGCCCAGCGAGATAACGAGCATGACTGCGTACC TTCTGGGGATCCTACTTCGAAAGGCCGGCCTGCCCCCAGGAGTTGTCAACATTGTCCTTGGAGACGGGCCGACGACAGGGGCGGCGCTCGTCGCCTCACCGTCGGTCGACGGAGTCTCGTTCACGGGAGGCACCCAAACGGGAATGGCCATCCGCCTGAGCACCGCCCGTCAAATACGGAAGCGCTTGTCCCTTGAGTTAGGGGGCAAGAACCCTACATTGATATTTGCTGACGCAATGGGTCCTGCCACACGAGGGCGCACCCTCCGAGTTGCTGCTAGCGCAGCGTTTGAGAATCAGGGAGAGATTTGCCTCTGCGGCTCCCGGATTTACGTCGATCGTGCGGTTTACGAACAGTTTGTCGCCGAATTCGCGCCGTACGTGGCGGAAAAGTACGTGTTGGGGGAGACGATGGGAGCAGTGGCCAGTTTGCAGCACTACCAGAAGATCCGAGGGTACCTGAAGCTGGCCGCCGATGAGCGCGCCACCTTCGTCTTGGGTAGCGTGCCGGCGGCGATGGAGAGACATGATGAGGGAGGTTACTGGATACAGCCTACGATCCTGACCGACGTATCGAAAGACTCGGCGCTGCAGAAGGACGAGATATTCGGTCCCGTGGTTACCATCACCCCCTttgaagacgaggaagacgcgATCAGTCTTGCAAACGACAGCCAATACGGGCTTGCGGCGGTGCTGCTGACAAATGATGCGGCCCGGCTGAGGCGCGTCGGGGAGCGTTTGGAGGCGGGCATGGTGTGGGCCAACTGCTGGCTAGTCAGGGAGCTGGGCACCCCATTTGGCGGCATGAAGGACAGCGGCACGGGTCGTGAGGGCGGCGAGTATTCGCGCGATGTGTTCACCGAGGTGCGGACACTGCATTTGGCCGCTTGA
- a CDS encoding lactate dehydrogenase gives MPQPNAADVKSIKIVIVGAGSVGVTTAYALLLDRLAADIVLIDIDKNRAMGEVMDLSHAAHFAQARVRVGDYEDCAHAAAVIITAGVNQKPGQTRLDLVKTNYALFRDVVPRIARHAPDTILVVATNPVDVLTHAAHHLSGFPLERVIGSGTAMDTTRFRHELGKHFGVNPRNVHAMIVGEHGDSQLPVWSLATICGMRLHDYCRAARMEHDEAALEACAKRTREAAYEIIRRKGKTNYGVASVLVSILQPIVTDSDAIMTVSRVGTYAGIQDVALSMPCKLNRHGAYQDVPLLLSELEEAELRESAQSIKEVLMSLEK, from the exons ATGCCTCAGCCAAACGCAGCAGATGTCAAG TCAATCAAGATCGTTATCGTCGGTGCCGGCTCGGTAGGCGTGACGACTGCGTACGCGCTGCTCCTTGATAGGTTAGCGGCCGACATTGTGCTCATCGACATCGACAAGAACCGGGCGATGGGTGAGGTGATGGACCTGAGCCACGCGGCGCACTTTGCACAGGCGCGCGTGCGCGTCGGCGACTACGAGGACTGCGCCCACGCGGCGGCGGTCATCATCACGGCGGGCGTCAACCAAAAGCCCGGCCAGACGCGCCTCGACCTCGTCAAGACCAACTACGCGCTATTCCGGGACGTAGTGCCCCGCATCGCACGCCACGCGCCCGACACCATCCTCGTCGTGGCCACCAACCCGGTCGACGTGCTCACGCACGCGGCCCACCACCTCTCCGGCTTCCCACTCGAGAGGGTGATCGGGTCCGGCACGGCCATGGACACCACCAGGTTCCGGCACGAGCTGGGCAAGCACTTTGGGGTCAACCCGCGGAACGTGCACGCCATGATCGTGGGCGAGCACGGCGACAGCCAGCTGCCCGTGTGGTCGCTCGCCACCATCTGCGGGATGCGGCTGCACGACTACTGCAGGGCGGCCCGCATGGAGCACGACGAGGCCGCACTCGAGGCCTGCGCCAAGCGGACCAGGGAGGCCGCCTACGAGATCATCCGGCGCAAGGGCAAGACCAACTACGGCGTCGCCTCGGTGCTCGTCAGCATCCTGCAGCCCATCGTCACCGACAGCGACGCCATCATGACGGTCTCGAGGGTCGGCACGTACGCCGGAATCCAGGACGTGGCCCTCAGCATGCCCTGCAAGCTGAACCGGCATGGCGCGTACCAGGACGTGCCCCTACTCCTCAGCGAGTTGGAGGAGGCCGAATTGAGAGAGTCGGCCCAAAGCATTAAGGAGGTCCTCATGTCGTTAGAGAAATAA